The following is a genomic window from Amaranthus tricolor cultivar Red isolate AtriRed21 chromosome 10, ASM2621246v1, whole genome shotgun sequence.
ttagagaaactggTTAGCTAGTCCAAACGAAAAATGACAAGCAATTGGAAAAATCGAAGTGGCAGTGAAGCAATGGGTGAATTAGAATGACAGTAGACAAGTGCGTGCAACCAAGAGACACTAGGGAATGAGTGCATGTGAGACAAAAGAATAAATTCAGTGACCAATTTTCATGAAGGTTCTGCTTTCTGCTGTAAGCCTGTAACAAAAGTTACACATTAGGTATACTTGATACACTGATATACTTTATCTTTTTATATCaacaagaaaccaactcaactaaaaacttaagttaATGGTAGAGgcccaagatatattatatactctaacacgccttcCCAGACAAGAGCCTTTTGAGCTAAAAGTATGAATGCATCATAGGACGTCCTCATACatggcgctgaatattccacttcaCATGAAGAGTGGTTGTAATTTGAACCCGTGAACTCTTGttacgttggcttctgatactgTGTCAAGGAACCAGCTCAACCAAAAGTTGAAGCTAATGGTTAAGACCCCAGGATATGTTACATACTCTAACAAAAAACAATGCCAAAGTCGTAATCCCAAAATGTAGGATCGACTATAAGaatagaaacaaattaataaaagagaCGGTCAGTAACAATGATCTTAATTTCATCTAGCCTTATATAGCAGGAAATCTACAAGGACTAAGAAATCAAATCCAATAACATATATTCTCCTCTATTCACTTATATATTGTCATAAGCTACTCCGAATTCTAATTCTTCATATTGTTCTTTGAACTTGTAATCCAAGTCATCTTTGGACCACCACTAGCTTCTAAAATCCACAAAATTCCAACCTTTAACTTATCCAATCTTCTTTGTACATGAGCAAACTAACATAAATGGTTTTCttcattttatcttttatatttgcGATTTTCGAATTTTCTTGTATCTTCATACAATTATGCTCTTATCTTGCTACAATGATCTTTTCTAAAACCTCATTGTTTTAACACACTAAAATTCccccattattattatttcataaaTGATAATCTCCATTTAAGGTATCTGCACTTAATCATAAGATTTACATCATTACTGAATCTCTTTGGGAAATTGATCTAAGGTATTTGAAATACATGCTTCGAGAGACCTCCTTGGTATCCACTTAAAACCGTCAAATTTTGACACAACCTAAGATTGACTTAGAACCCGGCCGAAAATTAAAAGGTCATACTCAGGAAAGTTTGACCTATAACCAGAAAAGACCCGATCACAAAATATCGGAAAAAACTAGGTGAAACCTGTTTATAAGTCAAATCCGACTActtgacccctttaacttatttTGTCAACTATTTTAATTCTATGTCATTATTTTTTGTCAGAATTTACTATTTTTCTAGTAAAGTTTTGTATTTTGAATTGATATGTAATTATCGTGGCTATCAAATTgatgataaaattaatttttaaaaaactcttaagccATTGGGTTGACCTAAAACTGACCTAACCTAAAAAAAGAATCAACCCAAAATGACTAGACTCGAAACTTGCTTGCCTAAatcgttttttagggtttactTTAACTTCTTcccatattttctttttctcttcaatGACCATCATCTTTGGCTGGTCATGAAACTAGCAAACCGGATTGATCCTACCGGCAATTCGGTCGCAATTCCAGACAATTTCAATTCAGGTTTTGCGGTTCTATGGTTTAAACCCTTTGAATTCTAATGCTTACCTCAACATCTCAAACTTAGCAATGACTCGTCTTTGATTTTTATCCATTAATACGATGTCATCAGCGAAAAACATGCACCATGATAGATCTCACGTCATGTTGCTTCACTTAAGGTTATTGCAAACATAAAACGAGCTCAACCTTATTGTAGATAAATCGTTAAAGAAATATTCAATTTCTACTCCACATGTCCTAATATTATAATTTGCCTTTCCTTATACATACCATTGATTATACTTATAAACTTAAGAGGCAAACCTTTCTTTTGAATAACACACCAAAGTACATCTCATAATACTTTGTGATATGTCTTCTTCAAGCATATAAATCCACATTCACCAAATTTTCTACAATACAAACACCCTTTAATTGATATAATCACATTTAAATCTGGGTGCCTTTTGACAATCAAGGATAAGCAATATGTCATCATCAGGCTAGTTATCTATGCTTCCTTTCGAACATAACCTCTATTGATCTATTAGACAAGTACCATTTCCTAGATAGTACTTTAGATAGAaagattttattaaaatgtaataTGAAATGAAATAACCACCTCATTACCAACTAATTTTTTGCACTTCCCATCTTAGTGctattaaaatgtaaaaatatcATCTCTTAGTTATATCCTTCAACTTAGACGCTCGCCTAGCCCTATCAAGACGGCCACCCCATCGCTGGCTCAAGATTCTGATGAAGAGTATTGGATAAAGAGCATGAATGCAATTGATTAGCTACCTGAGAGTTGGGAAGATATTACATCTATACTGCAAGAGACTGTCATTCTATATCAGGTTAAACAATCAATTTAATCTCTCTCCCTCATATGATCTTTAACTATCATGCTTGTCTTGGTGCAGTATGGAGTTGTACCTTGTAAGTTGTAAATTTGAAGTCACTGAATCAAAACTTACGTAGGCCTCAGGGAATCCTTTCCACCTCAAATCTAAAAAGGAGTTTTCTTCAGTAGGGCCTTGCATAAACAGCACAAGGCTCGTGTCATTGCCACCCAACGAAAATAATCCTTCATTCGTTGATCACAAAACAACAAGTCTAACTAAGAATTAGCATTGTGGCTCTTCCAACTTGATATTGGTGGCTATTAACAAAGAAGCAGATCCTCAATTTTACTTGAAAAGAGTATTGTTCCTATGCTGCAAAAGCTCTTCAACCCTTTTTCCTATTTTTGGGTTCAAGACTTCGGGATAAATAGGCATTTCTTATAGGTTAGACAGACTGATTCTAGAGCCATGGAAAATAATGGATTTTGATGAAAAGGCACTTAACATAAGATATTTTTCTTCAAACAAACAAGAAACAAGTGATTCGAAATGCCGTCAATGTCTCATGTTTTGCTACCTTTCACATTGATGCCTCTACTTCTACTTTGGCAATAAGATAGAGGAATTTCACTCAGTTGACTGCCATTAAAGATGTCAGTGCAGCTTTAGTTGACTGTGCCAGCGAAGAAATCATGCCTCCAACTCCAACTAATTTTGTCTACAAGTACTATTATCTATCAGTAATGGTCCTTATAATCCGACTCATGAGGATGAATCAAAAACACTGCAGAGACCGACATCTGAAACCATGtcacaaacaaaataaagacaATTGAATGTCCCGGCCTGATAAATTTTCTAGCAAAGTGGAATTCGAACTAAAAGGGTACTGAACCTTGAAGATTTATCAAGAAACCAATGGAGCACAAATGAGGGACACATAAGGTCTCGCACACACTAAAGCTCAAAAATGAAGAAGCTTATGAACAATCTTCACTCTTCGAAAAATACTACATTGCCAAAAGGCCCAAAACAATCATATTGACAATGATCTTGTGTAAGGCCTCTTCCTTGGAGTTCATACGATTCCAAGAGCCAATATGGTGCCTAGAAACCATAATGGTAACCAAGAAATAATGACATGATACGGAAACCATGGAGACGAGCATAAATGCTAAGGTGTTCTCCATGAatctttacaaaatcaaaaacaaatggGTCATTTCCTAACTTAAATTTAAATGAAGGTAAAAATACAAAGGTTGCCAGAAGCAAAAATAAATTTCACATTAAGCAAGAAAAACAATGTAGCTTAAGCATCCCATATCTCCATTTACTTCATATCTACTCTTGACTTCAGAATGCTGAATGAACTTATGATTTAAAAGAGAACACCACTACAAAGCACAAAATTGCGTGGCAATAAAGTGGAGTCACACAATTTTGAATACCAATTCCCCTCTACTTTGGATTGACACCAAGGTTAACATATCCATATTTTGCTTAGTTTTAAAAGGTGTGAGGCAACTTATGAGTTAAGATTTTGCTCTAGGCGCGACACCAAGACGGtacaaaaacccaaaaaaaaactcCATTAGAAAACCTTATAATATCCACACACAAAAATCTAGAAGTGAAATAAAGAAGTGAAGAGAAAACATATATGGCAGTGTGCACATCAAAAAGGCTTCCCATGCCAAGACCAAAAGGCTCTCCAAAGCATTTGCCTTTAGGCACTATAAAGCACTCTCAAGCATTCACCTTTTGAGTGGCCTTGCGTAGTTCTATCAAGGCGCCCATTCCATTGCCTGCTCAAGGCGCTAGCCTACGGTGGTCCTAAGCGCCTCTTTGAAAATACAGTACTCCCCAACGAATTTCATCCTAGGCCCACTGCTCACCAAACTTAGTCACAATTATATTTTtcacaattatatttttaagaattaccaaaaaaaaaaaaaaaaaaaaaaaaaagcaaactcCATTGACAAGAAAAGAGGAGAAATAGCGAGCAGACATACATCGAAATAATAACCAAAGAAAGTTAACTAAGTGGCTAGCTAGGATTGTATATTTGTCTGAAATCAGTTGAAAATATTAGTTTAGCAATGGTAGTGTttacactaaaataaaaattaagacaagtcacatatttaaaaaattaaactctcAAAAATCCATGAACATCCTTTACTATCCACAAGGTACAAATTTTGTACTCAAATTATGCTTTTGCCCAAAAACGTACCCATTAATTGTTAAAAAGATTCTTcaatttttcatataaaaaatttttaaaaaaaatttaaaaaaaatcacaggATAAAAGGAGAATATACGAGGGATCATAAATTTCAACACTTTCTAAGGAAATAGGATTAAGATCATAGTGGATCTTTAACAGTACCCTAATTTTAGAATTCAAACCTCATTTTCTCTACTACACCATTAAATCATTTTTGATTCCTCGCGTTAACTTTACTGCATTTCTTCTTCTTTATTTATTGAACTTTGATCCCTTGTTTTCCCACCTGATGTAATAACATCCCCTCCTTTCAGCGCATCCCTTCAATCCAAATTTTACAACAAGAAACTACTAAATGGACAAGGTATTGAACTAATAGAGTTTTGCTTCAAACGACTCCAAAATCTTTCGCGGGCTTCGGAGACTGGGGTCTGAGAGCATAGTCGTTAGTCAAGGTCGGCTTAATGCATTCTCTTATTTTACATTTTCCTCAATGGCCTATAACCCAATTACAGATAATATATTCAATATTCATATTCAATATataatattcaatatatatactCCGTCCTATTCTTCCTAtttgtcctatttatttttttattactattcactaattattcttattttgtattttattcttaatctataagttaaaatatggtTATGtgggattttattttattcatcttaatgcaaagattattattattattaaatttttataatttttaaccatGCACAAGATATTAAATGTCAAAATATTATCTCGGCATGTATGCAAAAGGTAAATGGGACAAGtaggatgaataggagggagtaataaatatAGGTCGGTCAAGAGAGTGGTGTTGATAACAGGATAGCGAGAATCAAATCTAGCATTATATACGAGGAAATGGTATATGTTTAACCGTGACAATATTTGATTCTCACTTTGGTGGGGTTTTATGTGGTAGGTTATGAGTACAGTTATGGATTGTTTGGTAAGCGATTGATAGCTGATTACACTGGCTGATTTGACCAATAGATTTTGAATTTACTGTTATGAGCAATTTGTTTAAAATAGCTTATTCTTaaccaattaatttatcaaatattaacATTTGATGGTTTGACCACTTATTCCTTTATTTACatcaaaataagataaaattatcaaataagttattttgccaaataactccaagaatttaacttattaacaaattataagttataaaacaaaggaaaaattatgataaaaaatacaatatttcaatttttttttcataataataccaacttttattttaattaaacatataatccCAACTTAGGGTCTTAGGGATGTGTTTTCTTCAAGTATCTCAAATTACATCAAAACCTATTTATTTGggcaaaaaaaagataaaaaaaattaaaaaaactaatccCAATTCCCAACCACCAACCCCTTGCCATATTCGCCAATAGCCCTCTCTTTCTAGTAACCTAACAGTGCAATCAATCTTAGCACCACACTACCAGTTGCCCTGACCGCACGCTACATCCATCGTCTAATAGCACCAccacattattttaaaaattattttcgaATTAAGTACTTCAAATTTAggtttttgtgaattacagtcttattctttttttatgcattacaatcattaaaatattgatttttatgggTGTTCAGACCAAATTACATGTAACCAACCAATTTAGTGGTCAGAATTTTAGATTAAGTGGTCAAAATCATGTAATTTGACCTAAACGGTGTTGATATTAATACTatcttctttatttttcttcttcatttgttattgctttttttcCGTTTAAATGGCATTGGGGTATTTGGCAAATCAActtattgagcaattttagcttattttgatataaatagagggtTGGGTGGTCAAACCAGCTAATACTAGTGTTGGGTGAATAagctggttgaaacaacttattaatatgaataaaccgttttttaaataaactgcttatagcagcgggttcaaaatcagttggtcaaaccaattaataaaattagctGGTCAAATCAGTCATTATAATCAACTATTagccatttgccaaacactctCATTGTTTTTTCATATTTCTTGAGTAACCCAATATTttcttattcaattttatttctattgtaGAATATAATCCACTTGCCACAATGCTATAATGTTGAGGATTtacattttgttttaatttttcttgaGGATCCCAATTTTTTCTAATTCAATTTCGTTTGAAATTTGAATGTGGCAACGCAAGTGCATGATAACgactataataataattgactaatttttaaaagtaaaaattatccaaaataattcaatttttttataattttccttcaataattctaactattaattaactatgaataatttcaactttatgAGGTATTTGACTAGAGTAAACCATGATAACTGAATGAtctactatagtaggtaatttaccaaaaaatataaattgaaaatcaacagaaaattagagaaaatttttaaaagttacttaacaaattctaaaaaaaatttaaacattttttcgatattttattttaatttatctttttttaaaaaatataacttGCTATAACAGGTCATCCGGTTAACTGAGTTTGCTCTAGGAAAATGCCCTTTTAAGTTGGgatcattcatggttaatcaataggtaagattattatagaaaaattatataaaggTTGGAttactctaagtaatttttcctttttaaaaagTAGAAGAAATGAGATTGTTTCTAACtttctatattttaaaaattttgttaatatggAGCTACACTAATCTCTAACCTATTGATATGAAAGCGTCTTATTCATATCTTAGATTACGGAGTCTTTCCCCTTATTTGTTGAGGTCCTTGTTCCTTGCTTTTTTATATCACTCTTTGACTCTTTTTACTTggttgttacttttttttatttagttttgtaTGCTTAGTTTTATATGCTTAgttttatgtatatttatttgtttattattgttataggTCAAACTTATGGTGCAAGCGAGTAAAGACTAAAAAAAAACCTCTTCAGAAGATCAATTTTAAGTCGGAGGACTCTTTAACCGCTTCATTCTTATGGGTATGGGTTGCTGTTTTCATTTCCTCCTCAGACCCTGCTCATAGGTTCCTATGAGTATGAGCAGGATACAGGGTATGATCAGGGGCGGACCCAGAGGGGTGCAAGGGGGGGCAGTGGACCCCCcaatctaaaaaaattaaatccggtttttaaaaaaaaaaaaaaatttaaaaaaattgaaaagaagcGTTTGGAGGCGGAAGAAAGAGAAACCCAGAAACAAACCCTAAATGTCCTGCCTTCCTCTTCGTCTTCGCTTGGTCTTCGCTTCGTCTTCGACTCTTCGTCTTCGTCTGACTGTCAATCTTCGTCTGACGGTAGATTGACAGTCTGAGCTTCGTCAATGGTGACTTGGTGAGCTTCTTGACCTTCGACACaaacaaaccctaaatttcCTGCCTTCCTCTTCCTCAATCTTCGTCTTCGCTTCGTCTTCGTCTTCGTCTGAGTGTTCGACTGTCAATCTTTCCTCAATCCTCTTCCTGCTCTTCTCCTTGCTGACGAGTGACGACGCCGGTCGCCGGCTCTAACCCTCTGTTTAAGTACAGTCCCGAGTTACCATTGAAGGTACGCAGTTTCTcttaacttaattttattaattttgttaattatcttattcttttgttgatttttcaacaaaattatgACGTTTTTTGCAATGGGTAGTTTTTAATTCTGAATTCTAAAGATGAAAAATTTGTAATTCACACTATCATATTCATGTTTATGTTTTcccaatttatttttattttttatcagtAACTGAAGCTGAATTTTCAGTTTGCGTACTTTGAACTGATTTTTGATGTGGGTTTATAAACTGATTTTTGCATTGGAATTATGAGATTATTGCATTTGGTAAGTGAGATTATTGAATTATgagtcatatttttaatttaattaggaaaTGTCAAGTAATTCAAGTTCACCTTGTTCGAAAAAGTCAAAAGCAAAGGGAAGACAACCCGATCTTCgtgaattattgtttaaaagaatgaaatcccAACAAACATCTAACGAAGGCAATGAATCTTctcctttaagttcccctcTAAGTCCTCCTTTAAGTTTCCCTCCAAGTGAAGATGTTAATATGGAAGTAGGTGGTTCAAGTAGTTGTGATGAACCATTGGATGATGAATGGGTGTATGATGTTGAACTTCTTCCTCATGACCCGGGATTGAGGAAAAACATAATGGATTATCCCCCTAATGAAAGAAATCCGGTTAGGAGAGCATATATTCTCAAAAAACCTTGCCAACCAAAAACACATGATTTCCCTCAAAGAGATATCTCCGGTAGGTTACGCCGTTTTAGTTTGAATTGGTTCAAAAAATGGGATTGGCTTgaatatagtgttgaaatggatgccgcattttgttttgtttgttatttgttcAAGAGGGATGTTGAAATTAACAAGGGGGGTGATGCATTTGTTGTCGGAGGGTTTAGAGCGTGGAGTAAACCTGATAGGCTTGAGAAGCATGTTGGAGGAATTAAAAGTGCTCATAATATTGCTTATGAGAAATATGTGAATCTAAGAGATGCAAAGAAGACATCAATTGAATTTGTATTTGATAATGCGAGTGAGGTTCAAATGAATGAATATCATATTCGTTTAAATGCATCCTTAACTTGTTTGAGATTTCTTTTGGGCCAAGGTTTGGCATTCCGGGGACATGATGAAAGTGAGGAGTCATATAGTAGAGGTAACTTTCTTGAGCTTTTGAAGTGGTTGGGGGGGAAGGTTGAGGAAATAGGAAAATATACTTTCCAAAATGCACccaaaaattgtcaattaaCATCTCCCAAATTCAAAAAGACATTATCACTTGTTGTGCAAAAGAGACTACTAAGCGCATAATAGAAGAGGTTGGTGATGGTTACTTTTCTATTTTGGCCGATGAATCAAGTGATGTGTCTCAAAAAGAACAACTAGCTCTTGTTTTGCGGTTTGTTAATAGAGAAAATGGATCGGTAGTGGAACACTTTTTAGGCATTCTACATGTGGGTGATACTACCGCTTTGTCTCTTAAAAATGCCATTATGTCCTTGCTTATGGAACATTCATTGAGTCCTTCCATGATAAGAGGTCAAGGGTATGATGGGGCAAGTAACATGAGGGGTGAAATCAATGGCCTCAAGACTTTGATTATGAATGATAGTCCAAGAGCCTATTACATTCATTGTTTTGCTCATCAACTTCAACTAACTCTAGTTGCGGTTGCTAAAAAGAATGTTAATTGTACTTGGCTTTTTGACGTACTTGCAAACTTGTTAAATGTGGTGGGAGCTTCTTGTAAGAGAAGAGACCTTATTCGAAAAAACCAAGCTCAAGTAGTGGCTCAAGctttggaagtgggggaaattgAAAGTGGATCGGGTTTGAATCAAGAACGTGGTTTGAGTAGGCCGGGAGATACACGTTGGGGATCTCATTACAAGTGTCTAATAAGTATCATCAACTTGTTTCCTTCAATTGTTAAAGTGCTTGAGGAGATTGGAGAAAATGGCTCTCCGGATGATAAGCTCAAAGCTCAAGTTGTTTTAGGATCTTTGGagtcctttgattttatttttatggctcATTTCATGTTGACTATTTTTGGCTACATTAATGATTTATGTGTTGCTTTACAAAGAAAGGAACAAGATATTGTGAATGCCATTAGCCTTGTTAAAAGTACAACGaatgtgttgcaaaagatgaggGATCAAGGATGGGATAGTCTCTTAGACaaagtcattttattttgtactaaacatGAGATTGATGTTCCATCTATGGATGCTCAATATGTACCTCAAGGAAGATCAAGACGTTTTGCTAAACAAGCAACAAATCTACATCATTTTCGGGTTGCAATCTTTTTGGAAGTAATTGATTTGCATCTTCAAGAGATTGATAACCGTTTTAATGAGAAGAACATGGAGTTACTTACATGCATGGCTTCCCTGAGTCCTAGAGGTAACTTTTCATCTTTTGATAAAGAGAGGATACTTAAACTTGCTTCTTTATATCCCGAAGAGTTTTCATGTTTTGATTTAACGGCTCTTGATCTTCaacttgatgtcttcttggattcTATGCAAAATGATGAAAGATTTCATGATTTGCAAGATATCAATTCTCTTTCCATGATGCTTGTTAAAACAAGGAGACATGAGACTTTTCCTCTTATACATTTGCTAATCAAGttgatgttgattcttcctgttgctacggcaagtgtagaaagagtgttttccgcaatgacgtttgtcaaaaataagttgagaaatagcatgggtgatcaactagtgaatgattgtttggttacttacattgagaaggaagtgtttctacaagtttctgatgaaaagattattgatcgctttaaaaatatgaaaactcgaaggattaatttgtaattttcatttgaacgcttgtattttttttttttaatatttttctttaaaaaaaaaattattcggaCGACGATCAAATTATTCGAACGACGTGACGTTCGGATTTTGCCCCCCCAAAttgaaattcctgggtccgccactaggtatgatgatgataaaaaaaaaattatctaagcAACTCTAAAATTGTGTAAGATAGAGCCGGGTCATGGGCTTTTAGCGGGCTTCCAATGCATTAAACATCTCCAGTCATAGCTATTTTAGTCTAGGAATTAAGCTCTTGAAACTTTCAAATAATCACTATCATATTTGCAATTTGTAAGCACTGTTAAATTGATTAGATTTGTATTAATGTTGAAAGATTATACTCTTTTTGTCCTGTAAATTGAGAAAAGTTAAAAAGAAATaagttagatttattattaGTGAGTTGGATTTCaccatttaattaatattataatatatccACCGGTAGATGTTGCAATATATGTTCGTTCACATGTGgtaaattattaaaagaaaaatttaattgtagGTAAACTTGAGAAAAATAAGAGCTAAGTGAAATTTGAGCCCAAaatcttaataaaaaaatactttctCATATTTTCCAtaagtgtctcatttattttGTACACTCTATCTAATGCATCTATTTGATCTGcctttaattgtgcataattaaaaataatgaaaagttaatataataatccttgtattgagacgaatcaaacgagatctcacttaactatataataatttatagattaataataaaataaaaattaaaaataagaaattaatagtaactaaaaaataaatgagacacttaTTATAAATAGTAGGAAATAATACTTACtcagactaaaataaaatctgaTTTGAGTAGgtggaaaattataaaaaatagtgaaatGGTATTGAAAATAGAAGTgaagacaaattaaaaaaagaatgtgTATACGTTACCCAAGGGAATTTTTTGCACTTCAATTTCAAAGCGCATCCTTCAACGTATTTCTGGTGGAGTTAGGTCATTCACATGCCTATGCAGTATGCAATCTCTCATTCAGCGTTTATCTTAGTTCTCACTTTTTTCCTTTAGAAACGGACACTAAAAATTTGagtataaaatcaaaattttttaattatgagaacttttaaaatatgaaagattAGAGTGAAGATAAAGAGTTTAAGTTTTGGTGTTgcatttaaaaatagaaataaggcGAAATTATTGGGATAAAGTAAGTGAAACCGAATAGTATATCTTTGAATTAGATTGAAAAATTGGATATTGTTTCAATCTTAGTTCGATTTTTGTTTTTACCAACCTCTAGCCTTCTCTTTCCTCAGGTTATCcgatatcaaaaataaaaagaagctaTTTGAAAAAGTTTGTGGACttctattataaaataaaacattactttaaaaatgatttttatttttttgagtaGTTCTGATTCataataaatgatttttatttataagataattttttttataacacCACCATTAATTCTCCATATTAACTAATTAAGTGTCATAGTCAGATAATTTAAAATGACATatttacaattaaaataatgttTGACTTCTCGTTGTCGAAGAAAACAAAtgttcaattattatttttatttaaataatactcTATCTTAGAATTTtcaatgatttaatttttaaagtttatttagaattgaaaaatacttaaaaacccgtgccgtatataaaataataaaggcTTTAATTGTtagtttaactttttttttaaagtgttcatAAGGAAGTTATTAAAAGTTAACGGAACAAAAATTCAGATTCAGATTTCATTTATCTCTTATCTCAAGTGGTTTAATTATCGTCTAATATAATAAGAACTTATGCCACATTTAcaccttaaatttttttaatcaaaattttattttatgaaaatgacATAATAGATCTTATATTTTAAACTCATAGTTTGCTAAATATTCTAATGTAGTGTGTTATGGGCTAAATTAGCTCGTGTACTAGTCAAAATTAGTCaaacaaaaaacataataaaagcctataattcaacaaaaaaaaaaaacattagaaTTCACCAAATCTAATTCATTGATTGGCACAAATCCACCAATCTCTACATCTCACCATAACTCTCTAGCCTAGCTAACCTAGTCTTGCTACATTAGCGCATctaaaaattgtattttattttcctatgttgttttaaattttatagaTCCTACTTAAGTGTTGGAGGAATTgggataattttaattttttgtgacTGCAGGACACAaggtatattaattattgtccgGCTCTTTGCATATAATTCTCTAATAATTTTAGTAGCTCTTTTTTACGAATTTAACTCAAGCTTCTATTTAAAAATagaactatttttaaaaaaaaatgtgtttggaTTTGTGTAGGAAGCTAATAGATTATCTCaaaaaaattagcaaaataGAGAAGGATGAAAATTAGTAATTGAAACATTTTCCCTACAAGTTATAGTGGGAATGCtat
Proteins encoded in this region:
- the LOC130824754 gene encoding uncharacterized protein LOC130824754, whose protein sequence is MSCLPLRLRLVFASSSTLRLRLTVNLRLTEMSSNSSSPCSKKSKAKGRQPDLRELLFKRMKSQQTSNEGNESSPLSSPLSPPLSFPPSEDVNMEVGGSSSCDEPLDDEWVYDVELLPHDPGLRKNIMDYPPNERNPRDVEINKGGDAFVVGGFRAWSKPDRLEKHVGGIKSAHNIAYEKYVNLRDAKKTSIEFVFDNASEVQMNEYHIRLNASLTCLRFLLGQGLAFRGHDESEESYSRDIITCCAKETTKRIIEEVGDGYFSILADESSDVSQKEQLALVLRFVNRENGSVVEHFLGILHVGDTTALSLKNAIMSLLMEHSLSPSMIRGQGYDGASNMRGEINGLKTLIMNDSPRAYYIHCFAHQLQLTLVAVAKKNVNCTWLFDVLANLLNVVGASCKRRDLIRKNQAQVVAQALEVGEIESGSGLNQERGLSRPGDTRWGSHYKCLISIINLFPSIVKVLEEIGENGSPDDKLKAQVVLGSLESFDFIFMAHFMLTIFGYINDLCVALQRKEQDIVNAISLVKSTTNVLQKMRDQGWDSLLDKVILFCTKHEIDVPSMDAQYVPQGRSRRFAKQATNLHHFRVAIFLEVIDLHLQEIDNRFNEKNMELLTCMASLSPRGNFSSFDKERILKLASLYPEEFSCFDLTALDLQLDVFLDSMQNDERFHDLQDINSLSMMLVKTRRHETFPLIHLLIKLMLILPTFSFLFSPAASSVLLHLLCGTKHVNLSILVCLTQYFDVFCEVDVNKSLFKYLLFIGYYKYLPPKRSRVRPTKKHIRKAKVNVTT